Part of the Flavobacterium sp. MDT1-60 genome, ATTATTTACCAAACAAATTGCCGAAGGCGGGCCAGTTACCATAACCCATCAGGATATTATTCGTTATTTTATGACAATCCCTGAAGCTTGTCAACTAGTTTTAGAAGCGGGAGCAATGGGTAATGGAGGCGAGATCTATATATTTGACATGGGTAAGCCGGTAAAAATTATAGATTTGGCTAAAAAAATGATCAAATTGGCAGGTTTTATTCCTGATAAAGAGATCAAAATAAAAATTGTAGGTTTACGACCGGGTGAAAAACTTTATGAAGAATTATTAAATGATACTTCTAAAACGTTACCAACGTATCATAACAAAATCATGATAGCACAGGAAATTCAGGATGAATATGAAAATTTGCATACTGAGGTAGATGAACTTATTGGTATTGCCGATTTCTACGATAATGATGATATTGTGGCCAAAATGAAAAAAATAGTTCCTGAATTTAAAAGCATGAATTCTGCTTTTGAAGTTTTGGATAAATAAAAATAAGAGTTATATTTTAATTCAAATTAATGATAGTAAAAGGTGTTTTGTAAAAGCGCCTTTTTGTTTTTTAAGAAATTATTTAACGACTAAAAATCTTATTAATTAAGATATTTGGATTTCTTTAGTGATGATTTAATGGGAGAATTACATTATGTTTGACCTTAAAATATACTTTGAAATTGAATTTGTAAACATAAAATAGATACCACAGAAAATTCGAATTACTTTTTTTTCGAGATAACCAGGTAATTAAAAATGAATCTAGAAAAACATATTTATACCAGTTCCAATAGTTATAGTTTTTTGGAAGTAATAAAAGCCAGTTTAAAAGGATATCAAAGTTCCTTTTATTTGGCTAATCAATTAGCTAAGCGAGATATAAAAGCACAATATCGTCAATCTTTTTTGGGCGTTTTTTGGGCTATTTTTCCGGTATTAATAAATTCTTTAGTATGGATATTTTTGCAATCATCGGGAACTATCCAGACGACAGCAACGAATGTACCTTATCCTGCTTTTGTACTTATAGGAACTACATTATGGGGCATAATTGGTGAATGCATTAACTTAACAACACAAAGTGTAAATGCAAACAAATCTATAATCACAAAGATAAATTTTGATAAAGAAGCTCTAATTACACTTGGATTAATTAAATTTTTCTTTAATTTTTTAATTAAAATAGGATTGATAATCCTATTTTTAATTTTCTTTAAAATAACTCCTTCTATCGAAATTCTTTTTTTTATTCCCCTTTTGTTTTTATCAATTGTTTTTTTTGTTGCCATTGGAACTTTGTTAATGCCAATAAGTTTATTATATAGCGATATTAATCGTTTGATACCCATAGGTTTGCAATTTTTAATGTATGCTACCCCCGTAGTATATGCTATGCCTCCTGAAGGCATAATGCGAAAGATAATGCAATTGAACCCTTTGAGTTATATTATTACAGATTTGCGTAATGTACTGACCGGTTATAGCATAGAAAATCCTGTTTTTTGGTGTCTTAGTATACTAGTAACAGGGATTTTGAGTATTGTAGCTTTAGTCGTATATCGAGTTTCAATACCAATACTAACCGAAAGAATGAGTTAATTATGGGAGAAGTATTGATAAAAGTAGACCATGTTTCTAAGAAATTTGCTAAAGATCTTAAAAAAAGTTTGTTATATGGGCTGTCTGATGTTTTTAGCGGTATCACAAAAAAAAAACAAGATAAATCGTTGCGAAAAGACGAATTTTGGGCGGTAAAAGATATTAGTTTTGAAATTTGTCGTGGCGAATGTCTAGGACTTATAGGACATAATGGTGCTGGAAAAAGTACCCTGTTGAAAATATTAAATGGTTTGATTGCTCCTGATGAGGGAAGTGTTACAATGTACGGTAAAGTAGGCGCTTTAATAGAATTAGGAGCAGGCTTTAATCCGATACTTACTGGCAGAGAGAATATTTACAACAATGCAGCAATAATAGGTTTTAGTAAACAAGAAATAGAAGCCAAATTTGATGAAATTGTAGCTTTTGCTGAGATTGAAGAATTTATAAATATGCCTGTACAAAACTACAGTTCTGGAATGAAAGTACGTTTGGGTTTTGCAATAGCAGCACAGATGCAGCCAGATGTACTCATTATTGATGAAGTTTTGGCAGTTGGAGATTTAGGGTTTATTTTGAAATGTTTTAAGCAAATAGATAAGTTATTACCTCATACAGCAGTAGTTTTTGTATCTCATTCAATGCCTATGGTTGCAAGGGTGTCAAATCAAATTATGTTGATGGAGAAAGGGACAGCTGTTTTTCAGGGAAAAGAAGTTAGTAAAGGAATAAATTCTTATTATAATCGATTTAATTCTAATGAACAGAATATAATGTTCGATGATGGAACTGTTAGCTTGACTAAGCACTCTATAAATAATAATAATAATAATAATAATAATACAACTTTGCAAAGAGGAGATGATTTACTTATTGAATTAGAAATGGAGTTTAAAGAAGAGAGTTTAAATGTTCCTTTAATTTATATAGAGTTTAGAGATAAGGAACAACGTCCAATTGCAGGTGTTTTTAATGAAAAAATGAGCTATGAAATTATCAATGATAAATTATTTGTAAAGATAAAAATACCTAAAGTTTTATTTGCTCAGGGAATTTATAGCTACGATTTATCAGTGAATCATTTTGAAAATAAATCCCCCATATTGCGAATAAATAATGTCGATGCTTTTCAAATTGAAAGTGAAACTGAAATGTGGGTTCCATTTCATTTAGAAGCAGATTGGCAAATTAATGGAAAAACTAATGATTAACGTTACCAAAACTTTTTTACCACCCATTGAAGAATATCATAAGCAACTCCAACGTGCTTGGGACAACCAATGGCTGACGAATCGTGGGGAGCTGGTTTTGGAACTCGAAGAAAAACTAAAGAACCATTTAGAAGTTTCAAACATTATTATTGCTAATAACGGTACTGTACCACTTCAAATTGCGTTAAAAATATTAGGAAAGGGAGGTGAAATCATTACAACGCCTTTTTCTTATGTAGCTACTACAGCAGCAATAGTGTGGGAAAGCTGTAAACCAGTTTTTGTCGATATTCATCCGGAATTTTTAACAATTGATGAAACAAAAATTGAAGAAGCAATCACATCCAAAACCACAGCAATATTAGCAACACATGTTTTTGGAAATCCATGTAATGTTAATGCAATTGAGATAATCGCAAAAAAACATAATTTAAAAGTCATTTATGATGCAGCTCATTGTTTTGGGGTAAGATATTATGATAAGTCTATTTTTGATTACGGTGACGTAAGTACTTGCAGTTTTCATGCTACGAAGTTATTTCATACTGGTGAAGGAGGAGCTATATTTACTAAGAATCCAGATTTACATCATAAATTTTTCTATAGTCATAATTTCGGACACAACGGAGCCTTAGCGTTTCATGGATTAGGTATTAATGGGAAAATTTCCGAATTACAAGCAGCCATGGGGTTAAGTGTACTGCCATATATGAACGAAATAATTTTTGAAAGAAAAAATATAGTCGATTTTTATAATTCGAATTTAAATTTATCACAAATTCAGACTTTAAAAATTAGAAAAAATACCGTTTGGAACTACAGTTATTATCCAATTATATGTCAAACTGATGAGCAACTTTTGAGAATTGAGAAAAAACTAAATGAAAATGAAATTTTTCCAAGACGTTATTTTTACCCTTCTTTGAATACTATTGAATACGTAAAAGGAGAAGTAATGCCAATTTCTGAAAGTATCGCAGAACGAATATTATGCTTGCCTTTATTTGTAGGCTTATCTACTCCTGAATTGGAAAAAATAGTTTCCTTAATAAATGAAAATTTGTAATGAAAGTAGCTATAATGCAACCCTACTTTTTTCCTTACATTGGTTATTTCCAATTAATAAATGCTGTTGACACTTTTGTGATTTATGATGATGTTAATTTTATAAAAAAAGGCTGGATAAATAGAAATAACATTTTGGTTAATAAAAAGCAATTTCTATTTAGTATTGACTTAAAAGGAGCTAGCCAAAATAGATTAATTAATGAGATAGAGATTGATGAGAACTCACACTGGAAAGCAGATTTATTAAAAACAATAAGATTCGCTTATGCAAAGGCTCCTTTTTTTGAAAATGTTTTTCCAATAATTAAAAATATAGTCGAGCATAATGAAATAAATGTATCTAAATTAATAGTTTATTCTTTACAGAAAATTTGCAATTTTCTTTCTATAGAAACTGAAATATTAATTTCTTCAGATTTAAATAAAAATAAATATTTAAAGAGTCAAAACAAAATTATTGAAATCTGCAAAAAACTTGATGCTACTACTTATATTAATGCTATTGGAGGTTTGACATTATATGATGAAGAATTATTTTTAAAAAATAATATTTCATTAAGTTTCATTAAATCAAATCCAGTTAATTATTCTCAATTTAAAGAAGTGTTTATTCCTCATTTATCAATAATTGATGTTATGATGTTTAATTCACCAGAAAGAATAAAAGATTTTTTAAATCAATGTGAGCTGATATGAAAGAATATAATAAAATAATAGCACATTATGAAAGATGTTTGGACAAACATGGAGATAATCACTTGGGGGTTGATTGGCCAAAGTTAGAAGATGTTGATACTCGTTATAAAATAATGCTAGATATTATAAAATTAAATGAAGAAAGTGATCGTAAGGTATCTTTATTAGATTTTGGTTGTGGAACTGGTCATCTTCTAGATTTTGTTCATAGGAATAATAAAAAAAATATAATTTATTCCGGTTTAGATATTTCTCAAAAATTTATTGATGTAGCAAAAAAGAAATACCCAGATAATTCTTTTTACTGTATTGATATATTGGATTCTAAAGATAGTATTGGCAATTTTGATTATGTCGTAATGAACGGTGTTTTTACTGAGAAAAGAGAATTGTCTTATGATGAAATGTGGAATTATTTTACAAAAATGATTACTGTTATTTATGAAAAATGTAATAACGGTTTTGCTTTTAATGTAATGTCAAAGAATGTAGATTGGGAACGAGAAGATTTATTTCATGTTTCACATGATATACTAAGTAGTTTTTTATGTGCAAATCTTACGAGAAATTATATTATTAGAAATGATTATGGATTGTATGAGTATACAGTCTATGTTTTTAAAAAATGAAAATATGGCAAAAGTTATAATTTTTGGAATTCAGGATTTTGCTGAGCTAGCTCATTATTATCTTGAAAATGATTCAGAACACGAAGTTGTTGCTTTTAGTGTTAATAAAGATTATTTGCCAGAGAATAATTTTTTTCATGATTTACCTATTATACCATTTGAAAATATTGAAAAAATATACTCTCCAATAGATTATAAATTTTTTGCTCCAATGGCACCACAAAAAATGAATAAACTTAGAGAAAATGTTTATAATAATATTAAGGCAAAAGGATATGAATTGATTAGTTATGTAAGTAGTAAGGCAACTTTATTTAATAATTCGATAGGAGATAATTGCTTTATTTTAGAAAACAATACAATTCAGCCTTTTACATCAATTGGAAATAATGTTATTTTATGGAGTGGCAACCATATTGGGCATCATAGTGTTATAAAAGATCATGTTATGTTTACATCTCATGTTGTACTTTCAGGTCATTGTGAAGTTGAAAGTTATTGTACTTTAGGAGTAAATTCTACAATCAGAGATGGAGTGAAAATTGCAGAGGGAACTTTTGTAGCAATGTCAGCGAGTATTATTAAGAATACAGAATCATGGTCTATGTATAAGGGAAATCCAGCAGTTAAGTCCGAAATTTCAACAAAAAAGCTATAATAATTATGTGGATTAAGAAAGGATTAGTTTTTAAGGTAGATGATTACAGAAATCAATTTATTAAGTCTCATGCATCTATACCTTTCGCATATCATATTGAAAAAAATATTTTCAAGATTTACTTTAGTTCCAGAAATGAAAATGGTAAATCGCTTCCTTATTATATAGATGCAATTATAAGTGAAGGAAATATCAAACTTACCGGAGAGGTTGTTGGTCCTATTTTAGAACTAGGAAGGCTGGGTAGTTTTGATGACAGCGGAATTATGCCTTCCTGTTTAATAAAGAATAAGAATCAATTATATATGTACTATATAGGTTGGAATCCACAAGTTACTGTTTCTTACAGACTTTCTATAGGGCTTGCTATAAGTGATGATAATGGTCTTTCTTTTAAACGATATAGTGAAGGACCAATTTGTGACAGGAATATAAATGAACCCTATTTTAATACAGCACCATTTGTAATCATTGAAAATAATATTTGGAAAATGTGGTATATATCTTGTACCGGTTGGGAGATGATTAATAATTATCCAGAGCCATCATATCACATTAAATATGCAGAATCTAACGATGGAATTAATTGGAATAGAAATGGTAGTATTAGTGTAGATTATGATGAAAGAGCCCAAGCCCTGGGAAGACCATGTGTTTTTAAACAAAATGATATTTACAAAATGTACTTTTCATATAGAAAAACAAATCAATATAGAATTTCAGCTTTAGATGGTTACAAACTGGGATTAGCTTTATCTTCGGATGGTATTGTCTGGAAAAAAAAATATGAAGATACTGGTATTGAGCTGTCAGATTCAGCATGGGATGACCATATGATGGAATATTGTCATGTATTTAAGCATGAAGGGTTTATATATATGTTGTATAATGGAAATGATTTTGGAAAAGAAGGTTTTGGATATGCAATTAAATAATACACCTTTCATTGCAATTTATATGATTACTTATAATCATGAGCTTTTTATTGAGGAAGCTGTCGAATCAGTAATGAATCAAAGTACTAATTTTAAATCCAAATTATTTATAGGAGAAGATTGTTCTACTGATAATACTAGAGAAATTTGTTTAAGACTTAAAGAGAAGTATCCTAATAAAATAGAATTGTTTTTAAATGAAAAAAATATAGGTGCAAATTTAAATGCCAGACAAATCTTTAAAGCATGTCTTGAAAGTGAAGCAAAATACATTGCTATATTAGAAGGAGATGACTTTTGGACAGATCCATTAAAACTCCAAAAACAGGTTAATTTTCTAGAGAATAACCCTGACTATTCAATGTGTACACATGTAGCTAATGAAGTAAACGAAATTAGTAATACAGAATATTTGTTTCCAAATATAAATGAAAATACGACAAAAATAATTCAAGATTATATCAGTAATAACTTGACAGCTACATGTTCTTTGCTATTTAGAGCAGAATATTTAAAACC contains:
- a CDS encoding WbqC family protein, which translates into the protein MKVAIMQPYFFPYIGYFQLINAVDTFVIYDDVNFIKKGWINRNNILVNKKQFLFSIDLKGASQNRLINEIEIDENSHWKADLLKTIRFAYAKAPFFENVFPIIKNIVEHNEINVSKLIVYSLQKICNFLSIETEILISSDLNKNKYLKSQNKIIEICKKLDATTYINAIGGLTLYDEELFLKNNISLSFIKSNPVNYSQFKEVFIPHLSIIDVMMFNSPERIKDFLNQCELI
- a CDS encoding DegT/DnrJ/EryC1/StrS aminotransferase family protein codes for the protein MINVTKTFLPPIEEYHKQLQRAWDNQWLTNRGELVLELEEKLKNHLEVSNIIIANNGTVPLQIALKILGKGGEIITTPFSYVATTAAIVWESCKPVFVDIHPEFLTIDETKIEEAITSKTTAILATHVFGNPCNVNAIEIIAKKHNLKVIYDAAHCFGVRYYDKSIFDYGDVSTCSFHATKLFHTGEGGAIFTKNPDLHHKFFYSHNFGHNGALAFHGLGINGKISELQAAMGLSVLPYMNEIIFERKNIVDFYNSNLNLSQIQTLKIRKNTVWNYSYYPIICQTDEQLLRIEKKLNENEIFPRRYFYPSLNTIEYVKGEVMPISESIAERILCLPLFVGLSTPELEKIVSLINENL
- a CDS encoding acetyltransferase, giving the protein MAKVIIFGIQDFAELAHYYLENDSEHEVVAFSVNKDYLPENNFFHDLPIIPFENIEKIYSPIDYKFFAPMAPQKMNKLRENVYNNIKAKGYELISYVSSKATLFNNSIGDNCFILENNTIQPFTSIGNNVILWSGNHIGHHSVIKDHVMFTSHVVLSGHCEVESYCTLGVNSTIRDGVKIAEGTFVAMSASIIKNTESWSMYKGNPAVKSEISTKKL
- a CDS encoding ABC transporter permease → MNLEKHIYTSSNSYSFLEVIKASLKGYQSSFYLANQLAKRDIKAQYRQSFLGVFWAIFPVLINSLVWIFLQSSGTIQTTATNVPYPAFVLIGTTLWGIIGECINLTTQSVNANKSIITKINFDKEALITLGLIKFFFNFLIKIGLIILFLIFFKITPSIEILFFIPLLFLSIVFFVAIGTLLMPISLLYSDINRLIPIGLQFLMYATPVVYAMPPEGIMRKIMQLNPLSYIITDLRNVLTGYSIENPVFWCLSILVTGILSIVALVVYRVSIPILTERMS
- a CDS encoding ABC transporter ATP-binding protein; this translates as MGEVLIKVDHVSKKFAKDLKKSLLYGLSDVFSGITKKKQDKSLRKDEFWAVKDISFEICRGECLGLIGHNGAGKSTLLKILNGLIAPDEGSVTMYGKVGALIELGAGFNPILTGRENIYNNAAIIGFSKQEIEAKFDEIVAFAEIEEFINMPVQNYSSGMKVRLGFAIAAQMQPDVLIIDEVLAVGDLGFILKCFKQIDKLLPHTAVVFVSHSMPMVARVSNQIMLMEKGTAVFQGKEVSKGINSYYNRFNSNEQNIMFDDGTVSLTKHSINNNNNNNNNTTLQRGDDLLIELEMEFKEESLNVPLIYIEFRDKEQRPIAGVFNEKMSYEIINDKLFVKIKIPKVLFAQGIYSYDLSVNHFENKSPILRINNVDAFQIESETEMWVPFHLEADWQINGKTND
- a CDS encoding glycosyltransferase yields the protein MEKKVLDMQLNNTPFIAIYMITYNHELFIEEAVESVMNQSTNFKSKLFIGEDCSTDNTREICLRLKEKYPNKIELFLNEKNIGANLNARQIFKACLESEAKYIAILEGDDFWTDPLKLQKQVNFLENNPDYSMCTHVANEVNEISNTEYLFPNINENTTKIIQDYISNNLTATCSLLFRAEYLKPIPHWLNEIKFGDWGLMLFVFHRSNKKMMILKDCMSVYRVHFGGIHGSLKEDNQSLVKAYKMHLEFIELVSDKLFLKKEFSKEFSKKKINVYLIIASLYKKHDLLNYFKFRLGYFLLKLKQKILYSK
- a CDS encoding class I SAM-dependent methyltransferase, yielding MKEYNKIIAHYERCLDKHGDNHLGVDWPKLEDVDTRYKIMLDIIKLNEESDRKVSLLDFGCGTGHLLDFVHRNNKKNIIYSGLDISQKFIDVAKKKYPDNSFYCIDILDSKDSIGNFDYVVMNGVFTEKRELSYDEMWNYFTKMITVIYEKCNNGFAFNVMSKNVDWEREDLFHVSHDILSSFLCANLTRNYIIRNDYGLYEYTVYVFKK